The genomic region GTCGACGATCATCTGCTTGCCGACGCGCGACTCCATGTCCTTGTGCACCGGCACCAGGGCCTTCTTCCACTCGTTGATCTCGACCGCGGTGGGCGTGTAGATCGTGGTCTTGCCGGCGGCCTTGATCTTGTCCAGCGCGGTCGCGTTCTCGGTGGCGGCGATGGCGTTGGCATAGGTCGTGGCATCACGCATCGCGCCCTCGAGCTGGCTGCGCAGCTCGGCCGGCAGGCCGTCCCAGAACTTCTTGTTGACCACCACGGCATAGGCCAGGTGACCATGGCCGGACAGGGTCATGTTCTTCTGCACCTCGAAGACCTTCTGGGTGTAGATGTTGGAGGGCGTGCTCTCGGTGCCGTCCACCACGCCGGTCTGCAGGGCCTGGTAGAGCTCGCTGAAGGCCATGACCTGCGGAATCGCGCCCAGGGCCCGCATCTGGGCGTCCAGCACCTTGCTGGACTGGATGCGCATCTTCATGCCCTTGAAGTCGGCCACGCTCTTCAGCGGCTTGTTGGCCGTCATGTGGGTGGCGCCGTTGTCCCAGTAGGCCAGGCCGGTGATGCCCTTGCTCTCCAGCTTCTTGAACAGACCGGCACCGACCGGCCCGTCGGTCACGGCGCGGAAGGCCTCGGTGTCCTTGAAGATGAAGGGCAGGTCGAAGACCTCGTACTCCTTGACGCCCAGCGGGCCGAACTTGGACAGCGAGGGCGCCAGCATCTGCACCGAGCCCAGCTGCAGGGCCTCCAGCTCTTCCTTGTCCTTGTAGAGCTGGCTGTTCGGGTAGACCTCGATCTTGACCCGGCCGCCGGTGCGCTGCTCGGCCAGCTCCTTGAAGCGCAGCGCGCCCTTGCCCTTGGGCGTGTCAGGGGCCACCACATGGCTGAACTTGATCACGATGGGCGCCTGGGCCTGGGCACCGATGCTGGCGAATCCCAGCAGGGCGACGGCGGCGAGGGCCAGGGAACGGCGGGCAAAGGAATGAGCCATGGTCTTGTCTCCTTGTTGCGCGGCCGCTGTGAAGGTTGGGCCACTCTGGCGGCGATTGTGCGAAGCCGGCCGCGGTGGCGGTAGTTGTGGACATCCACATTTGCGGGTCCGCCGCCTGCCCGGCCCGGGACGGGGCCCGTAGACTTTCCGCCATGCAGGCCCGGCCCCATCCCGACGATGCCCACCCCCGCCGCGGCGGCTGGCGGCCGCTGCTGTGGACGCTGCCGCTGCTGCTTTCGCTGGTCTTCGTGGCCGGCGTGCTCGCCTGGGTGCGGGCCAATGAGCTGGCCGAGCGCGAGCTGGAACGCCAGACCCTGATCACCGACGCGCTCTCGACCGAGGCCCAGCTGCGCAACCGCATCGCCGAGGAATCCGCGTTGCTGCGCCGCCTGGCCGCCGGCCTGGCGGGCCAGCCGGCCGGTGCCGAGGCGCTGGCGGCCCGGCCCGAGGTCAATGCCGGCCTGCGCCGGCTCTGGCTGACGGTCACCTGGCTGGACACCCGCAACCGCCAGATCGCCCAGCTGCCGCCGCAGGGCAGCCCGGCCGGCGATGGTCTGACCCTGCACCTGGTCGAGCCGGTCGGTCCCGAGGGCCGCGACGGCAAGCTGGTGGTCCGCTACGACCCCTCGCTGCTGCTCAAGAACGGCGTGCCGTGGTGGCTGTCGCGCAAGTACGAGGTGCAGATGATCGACAGCGCCGACCTCCTGATCGCCAGCACCAGCGAAAGCCGCAATGCCGTGGCGAGCGGCCCCAGCTACCGGGTCTCGCTGACCGGCCCGCTGCGCACCGGCCCGCTGGCCGAGGCCGCGCTCAGCGATGCCGCCCTGGTGCTGACGCTGCGTGAGGCCCAGCCCACGGCGCTGAAGCCGCTGGCCCTGGTGCTGATCGCCGGCTTCCTGCCGCTGTCCATCGTGGCGAGCTGGCTGCTGCGCCGCCAGATGCGCCAGGTGATGAAGGCCGAGGCCGCCTGGCGCACCGAGGCCGCCTGGCGCCAGGCGATGGAGGACTCGGCCCTGGTGGGCCTGCGGGCCCGCGATGCCGAGGGCGTGCTTCTGTATGTCAATCGCACTTTCTGCGAGCTGGTCGGCTGGCCGGCCGAGCAGCTGCTGGGCCTCAAGCCGCCCATGCCCTACTGGCCACCCGATGCCATCGACGAAGTCACGCAGCGCAACCGCCGCACGCTGGCCGGCGAGGCGCCGCGCGAAGGCTATGAAGCGCGCTGGCGCCACCGCGACGGCCATGCCATCGAGGTGCTGGTGTTCGAGTCGCCGCTGGTCGATGCCGCCGGCCGGCAGATCGGCTGGATGGGCTCCATCCTCGACATCACCGAACGCAAGCGCCTGGAAGAACGCGAACGCCGCCAGGTCGAGACCCTGGCCCACAACGCGCGCCTGACCATGCTTGGCGAGGTGGCCTCCACCCTGGCCCATGAGCTGAACCAGCCCCTGACCGCGATCTCCAGCTACAACGCCGGCGTGCTCAATTCGCTGGAGCGCCAGGGTGGCACCGACCCCGTGGTGCTCGGCGCCTTGCAGCGCCTGGGCCAGCAGGCCGCCCAGGCCGGCCGCGTGGTGCAGCGCATCCGCGAATTCCTGACCCGGCGCGAACCGCAGCGCGAGCCCTGCGAGCTGGGCGGCGTGATCGCCGATGCCGTCGCCTTGCTCGGCAAGGAGCTGGCGCGCTCGCGCATCCAGCTGAGCCTGCAGCTGGCGCCCGATCTGCCCGAGGTGGTGGCCGATGCGGTGCTGGTGGAACAGGTGGTGATCAACCTGGTCCGCAATGCCGCCGACGCGTTGGCCGGCCATCCGGAGCCGCGCCGCATCGAGGTCGCTGCGCGCGTGGCCGGCGAGCGCTTCGTCCGCATCGACGTGAGCGACAACGGCCCCGGCCTGCAGGGCCTGACGGCCGAGCAGCTGTGCGCGCCCTTCTATTCGACCAAGCGCGAAGGCATGGGCATGGGCCTGGCGATCTGCCGCTCCATCGTCGAGGCCCACCAGGGCCTGCTGGATGCCGGCGAGGCCAGCGGCGGCGGCGCGCGCTTCTCGTTCAGTCTGCCGCTGGCCACCGAAGACAGCCAG from Pelomonas sp. SE-A7 harbors:
- a CDS encoding TRAP transporter substrate-binding protein; its protein translation is MAHSFARRSLALAAVALLGFASIGAQAQAPIVIKFSHVVAPDTPKGKGALRFKELAEQRTGGRVKIEVYPNSQLYKDKEELEALQLGSVQMLAPSLSKFGPLGVKEYEVFDLPFIFKDTEAFRAVTDGPVGAGLFKKLESKGITGLAYWDNGATHMTANKPLKSVADFKGMKMRIQSSKVLDAQMRALGAIPQVMAFSELYQALQTGVVDGTESTPSNIYTQKVFEVQKNMTLSGHGHLAYAVVVNKKFWDGLPAELRSQLEGAMRDATTYANAIAATENATALDKIKAAGKTTIYTPTAVEINEWKKALVPVHKDMESRVGKQMIVDTYKAAGFVVPK
- a CDS encoding PAS domain-containing sensor histidine kinase, with protein sequence MQARPHPDDAHPRRGGWRPLLWTLPLLLSLVFVAGVLAWVRANELAERELERQTLITDALSTEAQLRNRIAEESALLRRLAAGLAGQPAGAEALAARPEVNAGLRRLWLTVTWLDTRNRQIAQLPPQGSPAGDGLTLHLVEPVGPEGRDGKLVVRYDPSLLLKNGVPWWLSRKYEVQMIDSADLLIASTSESRNAVASGPSYRVSLTGPLRTGPLAEAALSDAALVLTLREAQPTALKPLALVLIAGFLPLSIVASWLLRRQMRQVMKAEAAWRTEAAWRQAMEDSALVGLRARDAEGVLLYVNRTFCELVGWPAEQLLGLKPPMPYWPPDAIDEVTQRNRRTLAGEAPREGYEARWRHRDGHAIEVLVFESPLVDAAGRQIGWMGSILDITERKRLEERERRQVETLAHNARLTMLGEVASTLAHELNQPLTAISSYNAGVLNSLERQGGTDPVVLGALQRLGQQAAQAGRVVQRIREFLTRREPQREPCELGGVIADAVALLGKELARSRIQLSLQLAPDLPEVVADAVLVEQVVINLVRNAADALAGHPEPRRIEVAARVAGERFVRIDVSDNGPGLQGLTAEQLCAPFYSTKREGMGMGLAICRSIVEAHQGLLDAGEASGGGARFSFSLPLATEDSQEEALQDV